The Phragmites australis chromosome 1, lpPhrAust1.1, whole genome shotgun sequence genomic interval cgtggaatctctgaccatgggcaacgacaaaactgtcccattcttcaagatggaatccgatgctcctcccactagctacgcccatgccctaattcctttctttaagagcgaatccaatgctcctgcctcccccaattataagtagccaaacctccttacagagaagcatcgctcatttctcatatctctcaagtgcaatgtcttcctcagctccatcgagcccaccaaagaaacattgggggtctaccgtacctgaaggtctcgaaccaccaatgtgcttctgtggtgacctttgtaagctccgcgagttgcaggacatctcatacacctatggactacgcttcttcatgtgtgccaactacgagtatgacaagcctcgcaatgcaacaactggttatcgaccgatACGGTAACAGATGTctgcctcatctcttccgattacgcaccctcttttactaaccgctcatcttgttccatttgttcagtcccctccaccgctctgtgattttattcagtggctcgacaatgagcaaaataactcacagaagctgtgggtcgacatgaacatgaggtggagaagggaagcgtacgcacatcgggagtacgagcaacaacaagaggaacttcgtctcaaacgggaggaagaagagcacatgaggaaggcggcgcacgaccgtaccgtggctcaggctcgagaggctgagagagaaaggaagcgggagagagcccgccgtgctaagacGGCAgatcccgatgccctccgaaagggaaagtatcctagatgcacgcagtagagagtacctaatgtaacccgacatactttccttccctaaggcatgttatgattaggatcggcgcactaataaggtcttagtgcgaaccgtacatgccacctttgtttcctcatcgtgtcgtcgcggttacaatgtattgtaatgttttcaccatgtgttcaatactatgtttatcctcgttcgcaccccatacccacgtaaaatactgcaactactaattactgatttttttctcccgttattacataacctactccaaatttaatttcttaatttccttacaccccttcttttttttcttcaattacaaaaataatacatttttataggataaaatgggaaaaaattaattttatatgaaaaaagcccctaaccgccctctcagagggcggctaggggctaaccgccccccagggcctaaccgcccctgagagggcggttagcccctcttgccgccctctgagggggcggttaggcctaccgccctctcagggggcggttagcacccgtacccgtcctcccagagggctgcagccctctgggagggcggtgggcgcctacttttgcaaatcttttcgccgggaatctatttatttaaatttaaactcgaaaaaatataaaaataaaaaaaactcccatTTTGACATGCTGTGGACCGCCGGGAAAAGGCCCGGTCCAAATCGCACCTCTGCTTAATTGTGAACTACACCATGCCATAGCTTCAGGACGATACAGTACAGGCCGAAAGAACACCTTTGCTACTTACTGATTGTGAATAGCACTACATGTTTCTTCAGCACCAACAGTGAACAACATGTCTTCCCGTACAGCTTGTATCCAACTCAGAAAATATATATGAAGACAACCTCATAGAGTTGAGCTCCCGCTGAACAACATGAACTCCAACGAGAAGACGACTTGCTCGATCCAAATAATGAGATTGTTATTCAGATCTATTTATGATGAAACCCGGTGCGAATCGAATAAATAGCCACAATATACaagtaaaaaaaacatttcaCTCTAACTTAATACCATTGGAGACCTTTCTAGTCAACTATAGCCTATACtgcaataaataaatttgaacAAGAATGGACtatcataatccatgtgcacgTGTCACCCGCACGCACCTACACCGCGACGAGCACAGCGACCAGCGTCACGGCCAGACCAGGCCCGAGCCTTGCTAGGGTCCGACTCGAGCCCGAAGTGGTACGACCGCTACTCGGTTCGTCGTCCTCGTCCGACGCGCTCGGCGTGGTGACGTTCTTGGGGTGGCTGAAGTCGAAGACGGCCAcgccgtcggcggcggcgggcgccggCGCGGGGGCGGCCGGCGGCCTGAGGTCCGGCGGGAGGCCCTGCCCGTGGGCGACGTCGATGGCGAAGCGCTGGCCGTTCTGGCACTGCTCGCCGTCGTAGTTGCCCGAGAAGAAGTAGGTGCGGCCCTCTTTGAGAAGCGGCACGGCGACGGTGACGGCGTCCTTGCTGAactccggcgcggcggcggaccACTCGACGGTGTCGTCGGGGCCGGAGTCGTTGTAGTCGCAGCTCTTGTACAGCGTCCCGTTCCGCGTCTGCACCACCGAGTGGTTCTTGTCCGTGTTGAAGACTGCGGGTACGTACGTACATATATTAATTTGGAGGAAGGAAATTGACATGATTAGTTGCACCACCGAGTGTTTGTTGATTAGTCTCAAGATTATGCTGTTGGACATGCAGAGTTGTAATTAATAATTGCTATGGCGTGGTCAGTGCAACAACCAGCTAGTCAGGTAGAGGCCAAGGGCAGATAATATAGCTCGATCTGCTGTTGCGATATGATGTTCTCGTCGCTGGCTATATATGAACCCAGTATACTAGCGCTAGCAACTGCGATCAAATGAAAGCTGAAACCGTGATTAAGGGGGTCATTAACGCCAAGAGCTATACCAATTGCGATACTAAATTACTATTAACAGTAGCATGCAGTACGGTGCTGATTTTGCTAATTACCACCTTGAGTTTTTTGCGAGTAATTACCGCCATGATTAGACAACTAATCTAGGAGTATGACCTTTCTGTTGTGATTGAGATTGGTAAGCTGCAGCGACCTGAAAAGCGGAGTGGGGCACGAGGCATGCTGCACCCTTTTCCCACAGGCCATGTGCACCAGGAAATGTAGGAAGACATGACTGGTTTTGATACATCACACATGCATACACCCCAAGGGAACTAAAAAGATAATGGATCACTTAGCTCTGGTGCTGCTGCCTGCTCAATATGGAATTGTGAATGTGCTCATGGCAACTAGCAGGTGGTCCAACTGCATGTGCATGGTCGTGTGATCAGAAAAGACAGAAATCAACGGCTTTGATAAGGAACAGCAGACTAAACTTAAAATGGTCGGCCTAGGATGCAGACGCGCTTGCATGTCGATCGATCAGTGAGTGATTAGCTGTCCGGCCGCTTTCACTATTAGGATCTGAGCCTTTCAGCCTTCAACTTGACATCTATATGTCGATCGCTTGTTAGGATCGATCTCCATTTCTTACAACTAGACAGGTAGCACATCTGACCAAGAGGCCAGGAATCTCCATTGCTCACTTGACTCCCCGCCGATCGAGTACCAATCGTACCGAACCCCCGTCGCCTTTAGCCACGCAACATGATGCCCACCGGCCGGTAAGATCAAGAGATTAGCAGAGATGGAGCAAGCGCAAGCTACTCACTGAGGAAATCCCCGAGGCTAAAGTTCTTGCCGTCGGCCCACTCCTGGTAGTCGACCTCCGGCAGGGCGAGGCCGTCGTACCAGCCCTTGTCGTCGCCGACGGTGTAGTTCTTGTACGCGCCGGCGGTGCGCGGGGCGACGGCAAGGGTGGCCACCACCACGGCGAGGCATGGCAGGACCAGACTGCCGCGGCCGGAGAGCAGCATTGGTACTTAGTAGTAAGGTGGTAGTATTATGGTAGGTTGCCTCTCTGGGAAGAGATGGAGATGCTCTTGTGAGTGATGGATGCATTTCGGCGGTTGGGAGCTGCACTTAAAAGGAGCGATGGAGCTCTAAAGACAAAGAAAGCTAGAGCGGCTTGGCATATGTTTTGCCCTTTTGGTGGGTGACAAATGACCTTCGAGTTTTCGCCTATTGCAGGAATGCCACTGGGTCACTCGGATATGGAGCTAGCGTCTGGTAAAAAAGGAGGGGCAACCTGGTCATTTGAAATACCGACGGACATGAGCTGCGGCGCCGGAGCCGGGAACTTATTTCTGTTTATAAACAGTAGAGTTTCAGCTTTAAATTCTTTTAAAATTATGTATTCttaactttaaaaatttatgaaCATAGAGTTGTAGACACATCAAAAATATTTATGtgagttatttttattttttattttaatctaaaaataaaaatttaaattattttaactTAGCCTATAAAATATAAGATCTGATATAAAATTAGAGGCAGAACTGCCAATGTTGTGCTGTAGGGTGTGTCGGCAGCCAAGCAGATAGTTTTTCTGCACGAAACCATGTGACACTGGCAAGGAGGAGACGTGGTTTCCTTTTGGTTGCCGTGTCCCGTCCTCGGATCCGCTGCGCCTGCGCCCCTTGTCCACAACCGCATCTAGGGGCATGCAACAGAGGCGGTGCATCATCCAACACGAGTACATGGGAATTTGCTGTGAACAATTCGAGTCAAATTTGCACTAAATCGTGTTGCTCATCCACAAATTACAAATTTCCTCTCACTGCTACGTGTGGGACTAGTGTGGAGTTACAGTACAAAAGAATTTGGTCAAAAGGATATTCGTACATGAGAAGTTTCATATATCGCCTCTCACTGACTCAGACCAACTGAGGACACCTTCAACAACTATCTATAGACAGATCAGATACAATCAGATGACAAATTATAGTTAAAAACTATTGATGGTACCCTAAACGACGTCCGATCGGAGCCATAGGGGTAACATGGACGTGCACATGGAGACATGGACAAAGAAAAGATTACGCAATATAAAAATGTGAAGATATTATGCTTGGGGGCGGAGCACATCTGTGATCTGTCTGTGATGTACTTCAGGACTTGGCTTGATGCTACGGCAGTTGTAGATGTACTCCAGTTTGCTTGCATAAACAATATCGCTAGGTGCTTGTTCTGCTGTTCTTATTTAACATGCACCAAATCATTGCGAGCTGTTCCAAGTGTCCTCTGCTGATTGCACGCTTAGCTGCCCCTAATTTTTATGGTTTTGTGAAGGAAAAAAGGACGGCAGCAACGGTTTACCTTGAAGCTAACTTTGACCTGTGATTTTCTGCGTTTTGTTTAGCAGCTGCATGCTTCTCTGTATGTAACGCTGACTGGTCGATGCTGATAGGCAGACTGACGCTCACGTTGGTTGTTGAACGGAGGGATCTCAGATACAAATGCTGCAATCGTGCAATCTTTTTTAGCTATGTGCAAAGTTCAAGTTCAAATTCATTCTGTGTTCAAGTGTAACAAAAATGGGAATGTTCTGACAGATGATTTAATAGAAGTAGAagttaaaaaagaagaaggttCAAACGGGCAAGTAACAACAAACTCATAATTTCTCCTAACATAGTTTCACCTTGATTTTATTTTCCAAGTGTACTACAACAACACTCCATGCATATACATCACCATTATGTTTTGAATTCATTTTGAGTTGATTGCACTCCATTTCTTACTAAATTTCCCATGCTCATATATACCATAATGAATAGCTACTTCTCTAACTGTCATTCTTTTATATATCTGTCTTTCTAatgagtatatatgtatatctgCTGCTTATGATGAATGTATGCATTGTATATATGTTATTTTAAAGGGCATGGTTAGCAATTTCGTGAGGATAGCCCAACTATGAAAATGAGCCACGTAACAATCTGTGGTATCTGATATAAAGCAGAAGATTCTTGTGGAGACTTATTTATAATATAGAACATAATGCAGACGGTTTTGATCGCAACCGTTATGGTGTCTAACATCATAAATGGTTTTAACTGCATATGGCCACTTGGTCATCAcatttgtagatggtggacaaATCATCTGTCATTAGGTGATCATCATAAGCACTTTATGACTGATATAAGGAAAACTGTCTGTCATCAATAGAAGTTGATTACACCTAAGTTTAATTATACATGTTTTCTTTTTAGATCAAAATCGCACTTCATATGtttctctcttattttcaacTAAGAAATCACTTTCTTCATGTTCTAGGGATGGAGAAGTTAGCCATCCCCGTGCCGTCCGCCATGACGCGATTGCTATTAGCAGCATTGCAGCAGAACAATGAACTCCAGATCTTGAGCACATAGGATCCAGATCGGGAGATATTCTCAGTCCTGGGCGCCATGAGAGCCCATGCATGCACTGATTGTGTAATCTTGCCAGGTGGGTAGTCAGTTTACATCATTGAAGACAGCTTTTGCACGGGACTACAGGCTGTTCCACCGGCATCTTGGGAAGCACAAGTGAAGCAACTGAACATCCATGCTGCACGTCAATGTTTTGATTTTTACTTATAAAATACAAGTTTGTTCTTATATTGTATCTTCTCTCTACTCTTTTCTCATTTAATAAAAACTcttaaaattcgaataatttatttatttttatcatccACTATTGTCCTTCAGTCTCTCTGTCTCGTTACCGGCTATGAATATGTgacttattttactaataaaaataagcAAAGAAATTATGAGAGAAATTAATAGATAATCTCTTATTTTAATCtcatctaaaattaaactatAATATCGCTCTCGACGTATTCGTTCGGTGACGCTTAAATGAGATATCTAAATCTCTATGCTTGAATTTTTGTTTAGTGTTACCGtatcaaatatttatatttttgtcagGATGTACAGATACTTAGCTAATTACTACTCCCACCGTTCAAAATTACAaggcgttcttttttttttaaaaaaagttggGAGGGCACAAGGAAAAACAATATTTTGGGCCCATTCGGATAGGGGTTTTAGATCTAAGCTCTCATGatttagttttaatttgaaCTAATTCGTAAAAGATAGATATGTGGATCGGAACAATTCCCTATTTTCCAAACATGCCTTTAAATATTTGGACGATTCCTATGagataatttattcttttaatcTTTCCGACTTAAATATTTGGACGATTATATCAACATATATacgactttaaatgaaaaaagttAGCAACTACAAAGTTATGCATCTTATCAAGATctacaatatttatataaagtttgtttctaTCCAACTCCATATCACAAGGTTGTCTCTAATCCGTACACTGTTCGGTGAAACAACCATAACTTTTACTTATGGAGTCTGATTTCGATATTCGACCTCTACTCTCAAAGCTAACAAGGAGACACATCTAGAAAAATATACGTGTTTAAATTtgtacctttcttgaccccAAAAAAGACACATAAGATACTCGACACGacttctgaaatttttggtcaaaaattAACCTTCTTCAATTTGCTTAAAATTCtttggagacatagtgctacatttGGAAGTTAGTGCTGCGTAGACATTTCATTAATCTAAGTTACCAAACTcgcaataaaaatatttgaagttgTAGTTCTCTACTTTGTGGCCATATATATGGTTTTTTCAATCATTCCTAATAGTAACACACCAGTTCCAACAATTTACTTTATAGTTCAGTGTGTGGTTTTTTCCTTTGACAATATTTATATGATCCTTTGGGTACTATATGGTTTTaaataaaaagttatcaactaaaagttatatatctcatcgagagctacaattttcatataaaatttatctccatccgaatctatataaaaaaatatgaatttctAAAGATGTGCTACGTTTTATTATCAATGCCGGTTAATATCACGAACTGGTAATGATAATGCCTATATTATCATTGTAGGTTTATGATTAGGACCGATAGTAATAATAAAGTATCAATGTTGGTCTTTTAATGGAACCGGTAGCAATACTTGATTATCACTTTCAGTTTTTAGTAAGAATCGGCaatgatattttatcattgtcggttattTTCAAACCGATAGTGAAAGGAGTACAGATGACTAATTTTATAGTAGTGTTTATTACGATGGCCTTTTTAAAATGCTATTTTTTCTAGAGTTGGTTGTAGCAGTTAGTTAGAACACATTTTACAGCGATAACATCATATTCTTATTGAAATTAGTAAATATTCTAACAACAGACTAGATTCTAAAGCGCAGCAACCACAAGTTGGCTTTAAGTGACAATGGAAATATTCTAAGTAATATGAAGGGTATATgatgagggagaaaaaggaCAAAAGTACCCATGATGAAAtgtttttaagagaaaaaaaagtatcCGCTAAAACGACATGTATTTGAGAAATAAGgaatatttcaatattttatcAGCAAAACAAACTGAATTGATGTCGCAAACCAAGCAGTTCAGTTCTCAGAAAAGATCATAGAAGCACTGCTCACTGGACAGGTCCATGATGAGTGTGACCAGACAGTTTAGAATCGGAGGGGTTCCACGAGAAAAAAACAATCTAAAGATACATCCATGGGCCGGTCGctacactactacataaactcCTATATATATCGGCTCATCACTGTCAGATTCTaatgggccgacagtgatggaaaatcactgtcggtttataagTCGCGTGGGAAATACAGTCACCGTGCTTACGAACAGGTAAtgataagggcatcactgccggttgttgGCTTAAGCCGatagtgatgccctgctccatcttcacaatcggtttaatccaccaaccggcaatgatagcaggacatcactgccggcttattATATTATCCGGCAGTGACgcctcgactatataaaagtcgctCTCTCCTCTAAGCCCGggcacacaacagagaggagctctgtttgctcGGTGACAGTCATTtttgtcaccaagttcttagtggcttcaaaattttgaggaatcctcatgccctagttgtttcaaggtatgtaacttcatctccaatccatttctagttgaattttatttgctaaattgctctaaattttgaaatgacggagatgcacctatggccatgatgttttaagataatgtagatgcaattatatctcatttattatacggaagcttcaattagtagcttacggtggaaagtgtctttattattgatttacattagctataggtttgagcatatttattttgtatttttaataaattagaaaaattggctataaaattaagatatatagcaagcttcaattatattttttatattttaattaatttaggaagctccaatatagaaactttaagtatgagcatatttatttttgatttataatgaattagaaaaattagctatgatatttaggtatattgcaagctccaattatatttttatattttaattaattagcatgctgctatatgaaaattttaggtacgagtgtatttattttgatttttaatgaattagaaaacttctccatgatatttaggtatgtagcaagatccaattatattttttatattttatttaattagcaagctctaatatataaactttatgtatgagcgtatttattttttatttttacttaattagtcctacaaaagggttgaataataaagaaaatttctagagatggcaccaacaaatactcatcgaaagcgtatgcgaaagcatacaaaaggcggctcctccaacccggaccaattgccggtaggagatgacagGTAATtgatttgttggtgatcgcaaaatcttctagatattatgaatttggatttacaataatgatataattgtagatggacagaagatggatgtacgatgcgagctgtgtgagcgcagagtacaagaacgacgtagattgtttcctggtacaagccgcagcgcacaagtcaaatacacagtctcaatacatgtgctatccatgcgtcgattgcgagaacaagaagaagttttccaccacccagcagatacattcccacttgatgccaaggggctttatgcctggctatactcgttggaccgagcacagtgaagctgagatcgtacaggaacggcaatacattggtagagaagacgaagacttgtgcaccgatatgccggctAATGAATACACAGATATGTCGCCTGTCgaagatacgttggtcgatgatgatctagaggagatgttggccgacgtcgacgccgatgatctggagtagatgttgcgcaatgggggggggggaaacttcaccaatgaaagagagtttcaaaagttccagcgtatgatAGAgtactctaaaacaccgttgttcccgggctacgagaaggagcacacaaagttgcgtaccgtactttcactgctacaattgaaggcaagcaacgggtggtctgatacaagcttcatatagttgttactattcttgcagaaattgcttccaaagagaaatgtgctgccagaaaacacgtaccaggccaaacAGGTTGTGTgaccattggggttggaagtgtagaaaatacatgcatgtccaagtgattgcatgttgtatcacagagagcatgcagacttggaagcgtgtctcatctgtggtgcatcacggtacaagcgtgaccatgatgatatcgatggtgaaggaaagaataaaaggcttcccatcaaggtgatgcggtattttcctatagtcccccatttggagcgtttattcgcaaACAAAAGCCATGCTAAACTGATGCGGTGGCACGCctaggagcgcaaggatgatggaatgcttagacaccccactgattctacgcagtggagaaacattgataggaaatacaaggagccctttgcagaagatgtgaggaatataagatttgggttgagtacggatgggatgaattcATTCAGCaatatgagcagtagtcatagcacttggcctatgactctatgtatctacaaacttcctccttggttgtgtatgaagcaaaagta includes:
- the LOC133910304 gene encoding early nodulin-like protein 18, translating into MLLSGRGSLVLPCLAVVVATLAVAPRTAGAYKNYTVGDDKGWYDGLALPEVDYQEWADGKNFSLGDFLIFNTDKNHSVVQTRNGTLYKSCDYNDSGPDDTVEWSAAAPEFSKDAVTVAVPLLKEGRTYFFSGNYDGEQCQNGQRFAIDVAHGQGLPPDLRPPAAPAPAPAAADGVAVFDFSHPKNVTTPSASDEDDEPSSGRTTSGSSRTLARLGPGLAVTLVAVLVAV